One Alteromonas sp. KC3 DNA segment encodes these proteins:
- a CDS encoding FadR/GntR family transcriptional regulator — protein MNELVYYDLKRAAKMTPSLSVQVAKEIGRRIVAGSLEPGTLLEEENSLAERYQVSRVVIRDAVKILVGKGLLDVRRGIGTKVRPRSEWILLDDDVLAWHITAPPNEHFISQLMDVRLAFEPKAARWAAERADPEALKEIEDAVIRMEQESGSLEKFIVADALFHQAVLRAAHNEFLTAMEGMIYSALLVSVRITNQDPRKNSDSVKFHRDVYEMIASGDGEGAEALTEKLLKDAIRRLKEAFGDSFREE, from the coding sequence ATGAATGAATTAGTTTATTACGACTTAAAACGCGCTGCTAAAATGACGCCAAGCCTGTCTGTGCAAGTGGCGAAAGAAATTGGCCGTCGTATCGTTGCTGGTTCTCTAGAGCCAGGTACTTTGTTAGAAGAGGAAAACTCGCTTGCAGAGCGTTATCAGGTTAGCCGCGTAGTTATTCGCGATGCGGTAAAGATTCTGGTTGGCAAAGGGCTTTTGGATGTCAGACGTGGGATTGGCACTAAAGTTCGCCCGCGTAGCGAGTGGATATTGTTAGATGATGACGTGCTTGCTTGGCATATCACAGCGCCACCTAATGAACACTTCATTAGTCAGTTAATGGATGTAAGGCTAGCATTTGAGCCTAAAGCCGCGCGTTGGGCTGCTGAACGTGCTGACCCTGAAGCACTTAAAGAAATTGAAGATGCTGTTATTCGGATGGAGCAAGAGTCAGGTTCTTTAGAAAAGTTCATTGTTGCTGATGCTTTATTTCACCAAGCGGTATTACGTGCTGCACACAATGAGTTTTTGACCGCTATGGAGGGTATGATTTACTCGGCCCTGCTAGTAAGTGTTCGCATTACTAACCAAGATCCTCGTAAAAACAGCGACTCAGTTAAATTTCATAGAGATGTTTATGAAATGATTGCAAGCGGGGACGGAGAGGGTGCAGAGGCCCTTACAGAGAAACTTCTCAAAGATGCTATTAGAAGGTTGAAAGAGGCTTTCGGCGATAGCTTCAGAGAAGAATAA
- a CDS encoding mandelate racemase/muconate lactonizing enzyme family protein: protein MKIECIKTYHLRCHLEQPFGFSQWFYNQRNVLVIEIITDDGISGWGECYGPADVIQAAVEKFYAPRIIGREALSTDALWHYMWRASLDFARAGVMTAAMSGIDMALWDLKGKALGQSVSTLMGGKCRDKVPCYATGMYYINLPEDKLLPHLLEEAQGYVDEGYKALKIKVGKNPDFDISFIRALRKRFPDTILAADSNHAFDLSEAIKVGQVLDECNYAWFEEPLSPEHAAQFRQLSDKCVTPIATGECEQTRFGFQKLLSAGGVQLVQADLGYCGGPSEALKIRTLASSQGLNMIPHVWGTQLNLASACHFLATAYHEPGRAEEKPLFLEYDRTENPLRDDIFSQKVIVENGDAYVPSGNGLGVEINLDAMKPYVFCETETK from the coding sequence ATGAAAATTGAATGTATTAAAACCTACCATCTTCGGTGTCATCTCGAGCAGCCTTTCGGTTTTTCTCAATGGTTTTACAATCAACGAAATGTACTTGTCATAGAAATCATTACTGATGACGGTATCAGCGGTTGGGGAGAATGTTATGGCCCGGCGGATGTTATTCAGGCAGCAGTAGAGAAATTCTACGCGCCTCGCATTATTGGACGGGAAGCACTTTCAACAGACGCATTGTGGCATTATATGTGGCGCGCTTCTCTAGACTTCGCAAGAGCTGGCGTTATGACAGCAGCAATGTCAGGAATTGATATGGCGCTTTGGGATTTAAAAGGCAAAGCGTTAGGCCAGAGTGTAAGTACATTAATGGGCGGAAAATGCCGAGATAAAGTACCTTGCTATGCCACGGGCATGTATTACATCAATTTACCCGAAGATAAACTACTTCCTCATCTGCTCGAAGAGGCCCAAGGCTATGTAGATGAAGGTTATAAAGCATTAAAAATTAAAGTGGGAAAGAACCCTGACTTTGATATATCTTTTATTCGCGCACTTCGCAAGCGTTTTCCTGATACGATTTTAGCCGCGGATTCAAACCATGCATTTGATTTAAGCGAAGCTATTAAAGTGGGGCAGGTTCTAGATGAGTGCAATTATGCTTGGTTTGAAGAGCCTCTATCCCCCGAACATGCGGCTCAATTCAGACAGCTAAGCGATAAATGTGTAACGCCTATTGCTACTGGTGAATGCGAGCAAACCCGCTTCGGTTTTCAAAAGCTACTCAGCGCCGGTGGCGTACAGCTAGTGCAAGCCGACTTAGGTTATTGTGGTGGACCAAGTGAAGCGCTTAAAATCAGAACATTAGCGTCGTCGCAAGGGCTTAATATGATCCCTCATGTTTGGGGAACACAGCTTAATCTAGCTAGCGCTTGTCACTTCCTTGCTACTGCTTATCACGAGCCAGGTCGAGCTGAAGAGAAGCCACTTTTTTTAGAATACGATCGCACTGAAAATCCTTTACGCGACGATATATTTTCACAAAAAGTAATTGTGGAAAATGGCGACGCTTACGTGCCTTCTGGAAATGGTTTAGGTGTTGAAATCAATTTAGACGCAATGAAACCTTATGTGTTTTGCGAAACGGAGACAAAATGA
- a CDS encoding sulfatase-like hydrolase/transferase: protein MKKQVTKLLAALSFLSALPAVAIEAERPNILVIITDDQGYADVGYHGFDNDVKTPSLDTLANEGVRFSSGYVAHPFCGPSRTALMTGRYPHKIGADFNLPVDGSSTGIDTNEIFISKALQQVGYHTGAIGKWHLGEEAPYQPNSRGFDEFYGFLGGGHKFFPDQYRAQYEKAKASGVKRFNDYITPLMRNTKEVRETEYLTDAFTREAVDFIDRSGQNKQQPFFLYLAYNAPHVPLEAKEEDLALFSHIKDKKRRTYLAMVYAVDRGIAEIVETLKKTKQYDNTLIVFVSDNGGKRKWGGVNLPLQEGKGSAREGGHRVPMFFHWPKGLKGGKQYDAPVSTLDYYPTFLALAQSEAPRSKKLDGKNILPHIIDNTSAREGESLFIMRHRKGAHDVSVRRDDFKAVRTTSTGGWKLFDVAKDIGETNDLSAQYPQLLADMVKDAGHWAWSNKPPQWFHIHKEGDEWRSEDMPRYGETFELD from the coding sequence ATGAAAAAACAAGTCACTAAGCTTTTAGCGGCACTGAGCTTCTTATCCGCGCTGCCTGCTGTAGCGATAGAAGCAGAAAGGCCAAATATTTTGGTTATTATAACCGACGACCAAGGTTACGCTGATGTTGGTTATCACGGCTTCGACAATGACGTTAAAACCCCCAGTTTGGATACCCTTGCCAACGAAGGAGTGCGGTTCAGTTCAGGTTATGTAGCACACCCATTTTGTGGACCAAGTAGAACTGCGCTTATGACAGGGCGCTACCCTCATAAAATTGGTGCTGATTTCAATCTTCCGGTCGATGGTTCGAGTACGGGAATTGATACTAATGAAATATTTATTAGTAAAGCATTGCAGCAGGTTGGTTATCATACAGGCGCCATTGGTAAGTGGCATCTAGGTGAGGAAGCACCTTATCAGCCAAATAGTAGAGGCTTCGACGAGTTTTATGGTTTTTTAGGTGGTGGTCATAAGTTCTTCCCAGATCAATATCGTGCTCAATATGAAAAGGCCAAAGCATCGGGTGTTAAACGTTTTAACGATTACATTACGCCACTAATGCGTAACACAAAAGAAGTGCGAGAAACCGAATACTTGACCGATGCATTTACTCGAGAAGCAGTTGATTTTATTGATAGGTCGGGACAGAACAAGCAGCAGCCTTTCTTTTTGTATTTAGCGTACAACGCGCCGCACGTACCGTTAGAAGCGAAAGAAGAAGACCTCGCTCTCTTTTCGCATATTAAAGATAAAAAGCGTCGTACGTATCTGGCCATGGTTTACGCCGTAGACCGCGGGATTGCGGAAATAGTGGAAACACTTAAAAAGACAAAACAATATGACAATACGCTGATCGTCTTTGTCAGTGACAACGGTGGTAAGCGCAAATGGGGAGGGGTCAATCTACCCTTGCAAGAAGGAAAAGGTAGTGCAAGAGAAGGCGGGCATCGCGTACCTATGTTTTTTCACTGGCCAAAAGGTTTGAAAGGCGGTAAACAGTACGATGCACCAGTTTCAACGTTAGATTACTACCCAACATTTCTGGCGCTTGCTCAAAGTGAGGCTCCAAGAAGTAAAAAGCTCGATGGTAAAAACATTCTTCCCCACATTATTGATAACACAAGTGCTCGCGAAGGGGAGAGTTTGTTTATAATGCGACACCGTAAAGGTGCGCACGATGTTTCTGTTCGTCGTGATGACTTCAAAGCGGTTCGCACTACCTCAACGGGAGGTTGGAAACTGTTTGATGTTGCTAAAGATATTGGCGAAACCAATGACTTAAGTGCGCAATACCCGCAGCTTTTAGCTGATATGGTTAAAGATGCTGGTCATTGGGCATGGTCGAACAAACCTCCCCAATGGTTCCATATTCATAAGGAAGGAGACGAGTGGCGCAGTGAAGATATGCCGCGTTACGGTGAAACCTTTGAGTTAGATTAA
- a CDS encoding 2-dehydro-3-deoxy-6-phosphogalactonate aldolase: MNSEKAAEVPLIAILRGVTPQKILDVANVLVTTGFTKIEVPLNSPNALESIRLLINEYGTKNFELGAGTVTRLDLVEQVLDTGANLVVTPNCNVEVIKTAVDAGCVTYPGVITPTEAFNAVHAGATNLKLFPISMVGLGGMSAIKSVLPPNISLFPVGGIDATSESMSPYLSCGAKGFGLGSQLYKPSMALEEVRQKAKMFVKTYKALSSEQGA, from the coding sequence ATGAACAGTGAAAAGGCCGCTGAAGTACCTCTTATTGCCATTTTGCGGGGCGTAACACCTCAGAAAATTTTGGATGTCGCAAACGTACTCGTGACGACAGGATTTACCAAAATAGAAGTTCCCTTGAACAGCCCTAATGCGCTTGAAAGTATACGTTTACTTATTAATGAGTACGGTACTAAAAACTTCGAATTAGGTGCAGGAACGGTAACGAGATTGGATTTGGTTGAACAAGTGTTAGATACCGGTGCAAATCTTGTAGTAACACCGAATTGCAATGTAGAAGTCATTAAAACAGCTGTTGATGCTGGGTGTGTTACCTATCCTGGTGTTATAACCCCTACCGAAGCATTTAACGCTGTGCATGCAGGGGCAACCAATTTGAAATTATTTCCAATCTCCATGGTAGGCTTGGGGGGGATGAGCGCGATAAAAAGCGTTTTGCCGCCAAATATATCGTTGTTTCCCGTTGGCGGTATTGACGCAACTTCTGAGTCCATGTCTCCTTATTTGAGCTGCGGAGCTAAAGGTTTTGGTTTAGGTTCACAGCTTTATAAGCCGTCTATGGCTTTAGAGGAAGTTAGACAGAAAGCGAAAATGTTCGTGAAAACATATAAAGCACTGTCAAGCGAACAAGGCGCTTAA
- a CDS encoding sulfatase-like hydrolase/transferase: protein MPLSTLFKKTMCVVLGSMLGFSVSQSAVGASSMKTIPVTEVTGTEKRANVLVLMFDDMRFDTFSYRGGPVDTPNIDALAAESTRFDNAMSTTGLCSPSRAAFYTGKWGHKTGLDDNVELYHTRLAELDLNEGGLIKKASEAGYLVGHVGKWHLGARGTELRGAEIDLAHGHEPRERFTRVFTPRGKVKQVEGYYEGKLDSNGEKHEYYRTLLGSYEDTEAYKKVVAGKKMLSQMANDERPFFGVISFNQPHPAYRVPEPYASMFNPSELELPSNHLVKRINKPMAQGAVWWPWHDVGHMSDMDWRKARAHYYGAIAMVDRIIGELIQQAKEEGIYDDLHIVLLGDQGSMLGEHTLYDKGPYAYDELMRMPLLIKDPDIAPRVVKRQVSLIDVTPTLTEMMHLETEEDYDGHSLIPLMLEGDKAEEGQADTALYAYEWYNGSWFGIRAIRTPEYKFVWNPGENLDELYDLKKDPGEVANLINDQRYANVRSDMVKLLISELKRTEDPALTKLEYHANHYLKDARYEKTSH from the coding sequence ATGCCACTATCAACACTCTTTAAAAAAACAATGTGTGTGGTCTTAGGCAGCATGCTTGGTTTTAGTGTGAGTCAAAGCGCAGTAGGCGCATCTTCAATGAAAACTATACCCGTTACAGAAGTAACCGGCACTGAGAAGCGTGCCAACGTGCTTGTCTTGATGTTCGATGATATGCGTTTCGATACGTTTTCTTACAGAGGAGGGCCGGTGGATACGCCTAATATTGACGCGCTGGCAGCTGAAAGTACCCGTTTCGATAATGCGATGTCGACTACGGGTCTTTGTTCACCTTCTCGTGCTGCGTTTTATACAGGGAAATGGGGACACAAAACTGGTCTTGATGACAACGTAGAGCTTTATCATACCCGTTTAGCAGAGTTAGATTTAAACGAAGGTGGGCTCATCAAAAAAGCATCTGAGGCAGGATATCTTGTCGGCCACGTAGGAAAGTGGCACCTCGGTGCACGAGGTACTGAGCTTCGCGGTGCTGAAATAGACTTGGCACACGGCCATGAACCAAGGGAACGTTTTACACGAGTTTTTACGCCTAGAGGAAAAGTTAAGCAAGTTGAGGGTTATTATGAAGGTAAACTCGATTCAAACGGCGAAAAACATGAGTATTACAGAACTCTTCTTGGTTCCTATGAGGATACTGAAGCCTATAAAAAAGTGGTAGCAGGTAAGAAAATGCTTTCGCAAATGGCAAATGATGAACGTCCGTTTTTCGGTGTTATCAGTTTCAATCAACCTCATCCTGCCTATCGCGTACCTGAACCTTACGCCAGTATGTTTAACCCATCAGAACTCGAGCTTCCAAGTAATCATCTCGTCAAACGCATTAACAAGCCTATGGCGCAAGGTGCAGTCTGGTGGCCTTGGCATGATGTGGGTCATATGAGTGATATGGACTGGCGAAAAGCACGCGCGCATTATTACGGTGCTATCGCCATGGTGGATCGGATTATTGGTGAGTTAATTCAACAGGCGAAAGAAGAAGGCATTTACGATGACCTACACATTGTATTGTTGGGCGATCAAGGTTCTATGCTTGGTGAGCATACGCTTTATGACAAAGGGCCCTATGCTTATGACGAGCTCATGCGAATGCCGCTTCTCATTAAGGACCCTGATATTGCACCTAGGGTGGTTAAGCGCCAAGTATCGCTGATAGATGTAACGCCAACCTTAACTGAAATGATGCATTTGGAAACAGAAGAAGACTACGATGGTCATAGCTTAATTCCGCTCATGTTAGAAGGTGATAAAGCGGAAGAAGGGCAGGCTGATACAGCACTTTACGCCTATGAGTGGTACAACGGGTCATGGTTCGGTATACGTGCAATTCGCACACCCGAATACAAATTTGTATGGAACCCTGGTGAAAATCTAGATGAACTTTACGACCTTAAAAAAGACCCTGGTGAGGTCGCCAACCTTATCAACGATCAGCGTTATGCGAACGTGCGCTCAGATATGGTTAAGCTACTGATTTCGGAACTAAAGCGCACTGAAGACCCAGCATTAACAAAATTAGAATATCACGCTAATCACTATTTAAAGGACGCCAGATATGAAAAAACAAGTCACTAA
- a CDS encoding MFS transporter, giving the protein MNVSFFALVAAFGGFVFGLDAANISGALRFVSAEFELDSMQQGTLVGCALLGVILALFFTGTLCEKFGRARILLAIGFTYSLSSLLSAFAVSYEMLLVGRFIGGVAFASITVSAMYIGEIAPAHQRGKFVSINQFMIGLGLLCAFVVNYILVKSLPTSTWLTNENIWRVMLGAELIANAIWIALIWCIPESPRWLAKKGKDNEALFVFEVIASGEKATALLKDVKRSLTSNSELDTLSQLKALFSPGLRFVVFIAVAYAFVQGATGMNAVLFFAPMVFEQIGMSVEDTFMQTISTGVVGLAATLVAIGFVEKLGRRTLTIAGLLLVVVAHGSTFLGFKQASYEFSETAMAELTSHFEQNALPVMSLLPFTGESFDSDVELKTELTKHFDKKTLPLVSGTIIEKTIIGVNAPLVLFGIFAFLAAFNLSIGPIMWVIFSEIFPNKVRSVALPFAALVQTISSWSIQQFFPWQLDNMGVANIFLLYAGIGLFGLVVMYLYLPETKGKTIEALELELTNQNVLGAK; this is encoded by the coding sequence GTGAATGTTTCTTTTTTCGCCCTTGTTGCCGCATTTGGTGGCTTCGTATTTGGGCTTGATGCAGCAAATATATCAGGCGCACTCAGGTTTGTAAGCGCAGAGTTTGAATTAGATTCAATGCAACAAGGTACGCTTGTAGGCTGTGCACTGCTTGGTGTTATTCTCGCTCTTTTCTTTACAGGCACACTGTGTGAAAAGTTCGGGAGAGCAAGAATATTGCTCGCTATCGGTTTTACCTACTCGCTGTCTTCTCTGTTGTCTGCATTCGCGGTGAGTTATGAAATGCTTCTTGTGGGCCGTTTTATAGGCGGAGTGGCGTTCGCATCAATCACGGTTTCTGCCATGTATATTGGAGAAATTGCTCCTGCGCACCAACGAGGCAAATTCGTTTCAATTAATCAGTTTATGATTGGACTCGGTCTGCTATGTGCCTTTGTAGTTAACTACATTCTTGTTAAATCACTTCCTACATCTACTTGGTTAACTAACGAAAATATTTGGCGCGTTATGTTGGGCGCTGAGCTGATTGCCAACGCGATTTGGATTGCCCTAATTTGGTGTATTCCTGAGTCGCCTCGATGGCTAGCTAAAAAGGGAAAAGACAACGAAGCATTGTTTGTTTTCGAAGTTATTGCCTCTGGTGAAAAGGCGACAGCGTTATTAAAAGATGTAAAGCGTTCACTTACTAGCAATAGTGAACTAGACACCCTTTCTCAACTTAAAGCGCTCTTTAGTCCTGGGCTTCGTTTTGTCGTATTTATCGCAGTTGCGTACGCATTCGTTCAAGGGGCGACTGGCATGAACGCAGTACTGTTCTTCGCGCCAATGGTGTTTGAACAAATTGGTATGAGTGTCGAAGATACTTTCATGCAAACTATTTCTACAGGTGTAGTAGGGCTTGCTGCAACGCTTGTTGCTATTGGGTTTGTTGAAAAGCTTGGTAGAAGGACACTTACCATAGCGGGTCTTTTACTCGTAGTTGTTGCTCACGGTTCAACGTTCTTAGGGTTTAAACAAGCAAGCTATGAATTTAGCGAGACTGCTATGGCTGAGCTTACGTCACATTTTGAGCAAAATGCTTTACCCGTAATGTCGCTATTGCCGTTTACCGGAGAAAGTTTCGATAGCGATGTGGAATTGAAAACTGAACTAACCAAACACTTTGATAAAAAGACACTGCCGTTGGTAAGTGGCACTATTATCGAAAAAACAATTATCGGTGTTAATGCACCACTCGTCTTATTCGGTATTTTTGCATTCCTTGCTGCATTTAATTTATCAATAGGACCCATTATGTGGGTGATATTCTCAGAGATTTTTCCTAATAAGGTACGTAGTGTGGCGCTACCTTTCGCTGCACTTGTTCAAACTATTTCATCGTGGTCAATTCAACAGTTTTTCCCTTGGCAACTAGATAACATGGGCGTAGCAAACATCTTTTTACTGTATGCCGGTATTGGTTTATTTGGCCTAGTGGTTATGTACCTTTATCTACCTGAGACAAAGGGGAAAACGATAGAAGCGCTAGAACTCGAGCTAACAAATCAAAATGTGTTAGGGGCTAAGTGA
- a CDS encoding glycoside hydrolase family 127 protein: protein MPENLTRNKTEVDTSKSPNVKLKPISMGECKWKDGFWAEKTKLCEESMIPYMGSLLTGEIGHALNNFKIVTGDFDGEFDGEYWHDADFFKWMEAACYMYGLNNDQKLLQEMDEIIATIAKAQEDDGYLHAYIQIHGIEHFSNRKYHEMYNCGHLYTAACIHYRMTGKTNFLDIALKNANLLVSKFGPNPPELRRFGFNQTQIMGLVELYRTVGNGDYLKLAEQFINNRGQAEMVHDSTTIGYPIGDMVQERVPLREETEAAGHAVLALYYYAGAADVYAETGEKALIDALDRLWVNVTQKKMYATGAVGQTHYGASPRRDMIEEGFIDEYMMPNLTAYNETCANICNAMFSQRMLGIHGESKYADIMELVMHNSMMSGISVCGTKYYYANPLRKINDARDYENMNTESPDREPYLFCFCCPPNLVRTVAKSSLWAYNRSDNGISVNLYGGNTLETTLLDGTELKLTQSTEYPWEGLVKITIDACKEDAFDIMLRIPEWSKENTLKINGETLDIALVPGEFATITRQWKAGDVIELDMPMHIKLIEGHERIEEVRNQVAVKRGPIVYCVESPDLPESASITDVYLPSESNLTVNRKPSFLGGVTTIDGEVLLRKDKGKGMYRDVTQPDFESMHTQFVPYFVWSNRGEAEMSVFLPVIWQQ from the coding sequence ATGCCAGAGAATTTAACGCGCAATAAGACAGAAGTTGATACGTCTAAAAGCCCTAACGTAAAGCTCAAACCTATATCCATGGGCGAATGTAAATGGAAGGACGGTTTTTGGGCCGAAAAAACTAAGCTTTGTGAAGAATCTATGATTCCGTATATGGGAAGCCTACTTACCGGTGAAATTGGCCATGCTCTAAATAACTTCAAAATCGTAACGGGAGATTTTGATGGCGAGTTCGATGGTGAGTACTGGCATGACGCTGACTTCTTTAAATGGATGGAAGCAGCCTGCTACATGTATGGATTGAACAATGACCAAAAGCTTCTGCAAGAAATGGACGAAATTATAGCCACCATTGCTAAAGCACAAGAAGATGACGGTTACCTTCATGCCTATATTCAAATCCATGGCATTGAACATTTTTCAAACCGCAAGTATCACGAAATGTACAACTGTGGTCACCTTTATACCGCTGCATGTATTCATTATCGAATGACGGGTAAAACTAACTTTTTAGATATTGCCCTTAAAAATGCTAATTTGCTGGTATCAAAGTTCGGCCCTAACCCACCTGAGTTACGTCGTTTTGGTTTTAATCAAACCCAAATTATGGGTCTTGTTGAGCTTTATCGAACTGTAGGGAATGGAGATTACCTTAAGCTTGCTGAGCAATTTATCAACAATCGCGGCCAGGCAGAAATGGTGCATGACTCAACAACTATTGGCTATCCTATCGGCGATATGGTGCAAGAGCGCGTACCACTTCGCGAAGAAACTGAAGCTGCTGGTCATGCTGTATTGGCGCTTTATTACTACGCTGGTGCAGCCGATGTTTACGCAGAGACAGGTGAAAAAGCGCTTATTGATGCCTTAGATCGTCTGTGGGTAAATGTCACGCAGAAGAAAATGTACGCCACCGGCGCCGTAGGGCAAACCCACTACGGTGCGTCTCCGCGTAGGGATATGATTGAAGAAGGTTTCATTGACGAATATATGATGCCTAACTTAACCGCTTACAACGAAACCTGTGCGAACATCTGCAACGCCATGTTTAGCCAAAGAATGCTGGGTATTCACGGCGAGTCAAAATACGCTGACATTATGGAGTTAGTTATGCACAATTCTATGATGTCTGGTATTAGTGTATGTGGTACCAAGTACTACTACGCTAACCCTCTGCGTAAAATTAACGATGCCCGCGACTACGAAAATATGAATACAGAATCGCCAGATCGCGAGCCCTATCTGTTCTGCTTCTGCTGCCCTCCTAACTTGGTGAGAACTGTTGCAAAGTCTTCATTATGGGCCTACAACCGTTCAGACAACGGCATATCAGTGAATCTATATGGCGGTAACACATTAGAAACTACACTACTCGACGGCACAGAACTTAAGCTTACTCAAAGCACTGAGTATCCCTGGGAAGGCTTGGTAAAAATCACTATTGATGCGTGCAAAGAAGACGCTTTTGACATCATGCTACGCATTCCGGAGTGGTCGAAAGAAAACACGTTGAAAATTAACGGTGAAACCCTCGATATTGCGCTTGTTCCAGGTGAATTCGCGACAATTACTCGACAATGGAAAGCCGGTGATGTGATTGAACTAGATATGCCAATGCATATTAAATTAATTGAAGGTCATGAGCGTATTGAGGAAGTACGCAATCAGGTAGCCGTTAAGCGCGGCCCGATAGTTTATTGCGTTGAGTCTCCTGATTTGCCTGAGTCAGCGAGCATTACTGATGTGTATTTACCAAGTGAATCCAACTTAACGGTAAATAGGAAGCCTTCATTCTTAGGTGGTGTCACAACCATCGACGGTGAGGTACTTTTGCGCAAAGACAAAGGTAAGGGTATGTATCGCGATGTTACGCAGCCAGATTTTGAAAGCATGCATACACAATTCGTACCCTACTTTGTGTGGAGTAACCGCGGTGAAGCTGAAATGAGCGTGTTCTTACCGGTTATTTGGCAGCAGTAA
- a CDS encoding 2-dehydro-3-deoxygalactonokinase: MNNNSIATFVVDWGTSNFRLFGLDSNGALIDTIEAPLGLLQIKEGKFAEALEPKLKAMTSSYHHIPVLMAGMVGSASGWKEVPYVAAPASVSDVAHNAVRFELPWGALARILPGVSYRSAELYCDVMRGEEVQVFGLPLLTDSNNMRVVLPGTHSKHVDIKSGAISSFSTYFTGELYALLSHYSSVKPPLPAQEVINEGAFIKGVKRTAEGALLNDIFSARALRLFGELADHEVADYLSGILIGNELHSSTQRNIYLVGGKALCARYELAARELQIETYTFSGNNCFLNGIARIIKEIENEQ, from the coding sequence ATGAACAACAACAGCATAGCCACGTTTGTCGTCGACTGGGGCACAAGTAACTTCCGGCTTTTTGGATTAGATAGTAATGGGGCATTAATTGACACCATAGAGGCGCCTTTGGGCCTTCTACAAATAAAAGAGGGTAAGTTCGCTGAAGCATTAGAGCCGAAATTAAAAGCAATGACATCAAGCTACCATCATATCCCAGTACTAATGGCCGGGATGGTTGGCTCTGCGTCGGGATGGAAAGAAGTGCCTTATGTTGCAGCACCAGCATCAGTATCTGATGTTGCGCATAATGCGGTTCGTTTTGAGCTACCCTGGGGGGCGCTAGCTAGAATTTTACCTGGAGTGAGCTATAGGTCAGCTGAACTCTATTGCGACGTTATGCGTGGTGAGGAAGTCCAGGTGTTTGGTTTACCACTGCTTACCGATTCAAACAATATGCGCGTTGTACTGCCGGGTACTCACAGTAAGCATGTCGATATTAAAAGCGGTGCTATCTCAAGCTTTTCTACATATTTCACAGGTGAGCTTTACGCTTTACTAAGTCACTATTCATCAGTAAAGCCGCCATTACCAGCACAGGAAGTTATTAATGAAGGTGCATTTATAAAGGGGGTGAAAAGGACTGCTGAGGGGGCTTTGCTCAATGACATCTTTTCTGCCCGAGCGCTTAGGCTATTTGGAGAATTAGCCGATCACGAAGTGGCTGATTACCTGTCTGGAATTTTGATTGGTAATGAACTTCACAGCTCGACACAAAGAAATATCTACTTGGTCGGCGGCAAAGCATTGTGTGCACGGTATGAGTTGGCTGCTAGAGAGTTGCAAATAGAAACATACACGTTTTCTGGGAACAACTGCTTCCTTAATGGCATAGCAAGAATTATCAAGGAGATTGAGAATGAACAGTGA